CTCATGACCCTCCCGAACACCCTCGGAGTCGTGCTGCGCGCCGCCGGCGTCGCCATTGCGATCGACGTGTCGGACGCCCACCTTCCCGCCGTCGTCTTCTGGGGCACGGACTGCGGTGACCTGGATGCCGCGTCCTTCGACGCCCTGGTGCGCACCGGCATCGCTCCGATCGGTCCCAACGACATGGATGAGCCCATCCGCCTGTCCGTCCTCCCCGAGGAATGGACCGGCTGGAGCGGTCGCCCGGGGCTCAGCGGCTCGCGCGCCGGGCGGGCATGGTCGCCGCGTCTGCGCGTCACCGGGGTGCGCCTCGACGGCGTCGCCCTCGACGCCGGGGTGCACAACGCCGGCGCCGCGACCCTCGCGGTCGACGCGGCCGACGAGATCAGCGCGGTGAGCCTCGAGCTGACGATCGAGATGGACGCGTCCGGCATCGTCCGCACCCGCGCCCGCCTGACCAACCTCGACGACGAGCCCTACCAGCTCGACGAGCTCCTGCTCACCCTGCCGGTGCCCGCGCTCGCGAGCGAGATCCTCGACATGGCGGGGCGGTGGGGCAAGGAGCGCGTCCCCCAGCGCAGCGTCGTCGGCATCGGGGCCCACCGCCGCGAGGGCCGCCACGGGCGCACCGGCGCGGACGCCGCCACGCTGTTGAGCGTCGGAGAGCCCGGTTTCGGTTTCGCTCGCGGTGAGGTGTGGAGCGTGCACACCGGGTGGTCGGGCAATCACGTGCATCAGGTGGAGCGGGTGTCGACCGGCGTGCAGGTGATCTCGGGCGGCGAGCTGCTGCTGCCCGGCGAGGTGCGTCTGGGCCGGGGCGAGTCGTACGAGAGCCCCTGGGTCTACGGCGCCTATGGCGACGGCCTGGATGCCGTGGCCCGACGCTTCCACGCGCTCCTGCGCGCGCGACCGCAGCACCCGTCGTCGCCGCGGCCCGTGACGCTGAACGTGTGGGAGGCGGTGTACTTCGACCACGACCTCGACGTGCTGCTCGACCTCGCCCAGCAGGCCGCCGACCTCGGTGTCGAGCGCTTCGTCCTCGACGACGGCTGGTTCGGGAGCCGCCGCGACGACTTCTCGGGCCTCGGCGACTGGACGGTGTCAGCCGATGCCTGGCCCGACGGGCTGCACCCGCTCGTGGACCGGGTGCGTGCACTCGGCATGGAGTTCGGCCTCTGGTTCGAACCCGAGATGGTCAGCCTCGACTCCGATCTGGCACGCGCCCACCCGGAGTGGATCATGGCCACGGGCGACCAGCTGCCGGTGGAGTCCCGTCACCAGCAGGTGCTGAATCTGGGCATCCCCGAGTGCTACGCCTTCATCCGCGACGCCATCTTCGCGATGCTCGACGAGTACGACATCGCCTACATCAAGTGGGATCACAACCGCGACCTCGTGCAGGCCGGCACCCTTCCCACCGGTCGCCCCGGGGTGCACGAGCAGACGCTCGCGTTCTATCGGCTGCTCGAGGAGATCGGCGAGCGCTTCCCGGAGCTCGAGATCGAGTCGTGCTCGTCGGGGGGTGCGCGCGTGGACCTCGGGGTGATCGAGCACACCGATCGCGTCTGGGTGTCCGACAACATCGACCCGCTCGACCGTCAGCAGATGAACCGGTGGACCACGCAGCTGGTGCCGCCGGAGATGATGGGCTCGCACATCGCCTCGGGGCGCTCGCACACGACGGGCCGCTGGCACGATCTGTCGTTCCGTGCCGCGACGGCGCTGTTCGGGCACCTCGGCATCGAGTGGAACCTGCGGATCGCCACCGACGAGGAGCGCGCGGAGCTTCGCAGCTGGATCGCCTTCTACAAGCAGCATCGCCCGCTGCTGCATCGGGGACTCCTCGTGCGGCTCGACCACCCAGACGACACCATCGCCGTCAACGGTGTCGTCGCCCTCGACGGTTCGGCGGCGGTCTACTCCTACGCCTCTCTCGCCCGAGCGGCCGTGGTCTCGCCCGGCCGGGTCCGCCTTCCCGGACTCATCCCGGATGCGACCTATCGCGTGGTGCCCGAGGTGCCGGAGCCCCTTCCCAACCGCATCACGCCCGCCCGCTGGTGGGGCTTCGACCCCGCACCCGCGGTGCCATACCACGGCGGTCCCCTCTGGCTGGAGGGCACGGATCCCGGTGTCGAGATGTCGGGCGCACTGCTCGCGACGGCCGGCGTGATGGCGCCGTTGCTGTACCCGGAGACGGCGGTCGTCTACAGCGTGACGCGCATCTGACACCCGCAACCGACGACGCCCCGCCGAAACCGGCGGGGCGTCGTCGTCTGATTCGTGTCAGTCGTCGAGCAGCGAGTGCTCGCCCAGGCGGTGCCAGCTGCGGTTGTAGTACACCAGCGCTGCGCCTGCTTCGCCCGGCTCGAGATCGCGCTCGACGTCGACCTGCAGGGCCTGTGCGGCGATGACGGTCGAGCCGCCGGCATCCATGCGGCTGACGACCTTGCAGCGCAGCCACGCGCGGACGCCGTGATAGACCGGCTCGCCGGTGGGAAGGCGCGACCACGCGGAGGT
The DNA window shown above is from Microbacterium proteolyticum and carries:
- a CDS encoding alpha-galactosidase, whose protein sequence is MTLPNTLGVVLRAAGVAIAIDVSDAHLPAVVFWGTDCGDLDAASFDALVRTGIAPIGPNDMDEPIRLSVLPEEWTGWSGRPGLSGSRAGRAWSPRLRVTGVRLDGVALDAGVHNAGAATLAVDAADEISAVSLELTIEMDASGIVRTRARLTNLDDEPYQLDELLLTLPVPALASEILDMAGRWGKERVPQRSVVGIGAHRREGRHGRTGADAATLLSVGEPGFGFARGEVWSVHTGWSGNHVHQVERVSTGVQVISGGELLLPGEVRLGRGESYESPWVYGAYGDGLDAVARRFHALLRARPQHPSSPRPVTLNVWEAVYFDHDLDVLLDLAQQAADLGVERFVLDDGWFGSRRDDFSGLGDWTVSADAWPDGLHPLVDRVRALGMEFGLWFEPEMVSLDSDLARAHPEWIMATGDQLPVESRHQQVLNLGIPECYAFIRDAIFAMLDEYDIAYIKWDHNRDLVQAGTLPTGRPGVHEQTLAFYRLLEEIGERFPELEIESCSSGGARVDLGVIEHTDRVWVSDNIDPLDRQQMNRWTTQLVPPEMMGSHIASGRSHTTGRWHDLSFRAATALFGHLGIEWNLRIATDEERAELRSWIAFYKQHRPLLHRGLLVRLDHPDDTIAVNGVVALDGSAAVYSYASLARAAVVSPGRVRLPGLIPDATYRVVPEVPEPLPNRITPARWWGFDPAPAVPYHGGPLWLEGTDPGVEMSGALLATAGVMAPLLYPETAVVYSVTRI